A genomic stretch from Oscarella lobularis chromosome 11, ooOscLobu1.1, whole genome shotgun sequence includes:
- the LOC136192943 gene encoding importin subunit alpha-6-like: MAESRLKDYKNKGLDAEELRRRREEEGVQIRKSKRDDELSKRRNLGEVPDDAAPPDAESGEYTLEAMAKDVLSNDVARHRLGCRSIRSLLSKVVNPPVDDVIATGVIPRLVEFVHSHQDGLVQFEAAWALTNVASGTSLQTRVVVESGAVPVFIQTLQRDNDDVKEQAIWALGNIAGDGADCRDYILQANFLPPLLEILGTSNNRLSMQKNAVWALSNLCRGKNPAPDFQQLSACLPIVSKLLHHEDIDILVDASWTLSFLSDGPNYKIQAVIDQGVCRRLVELLLHEERRVVSPALRVIGNIATGDDVQTQVVLNCSVLPSLLQLLSHPKSTIRKEACWTISNITAGNRAQIQAVIDANVFPSILSNLEDGEFSVRKEAMWAVGNALMGGSSVQSRYLASSGCVKPICEMLKVDDSKTILVALEALEQLLKIGKEDAEANDGVNPYSVMIEEASGLEKIEYLQSQENAEIYRLAFHLIDAYFTDEDDANEAAAAAGAGNQANEPPANQQFNF; encoded by the exons ATGGCCGAAAGTCGTCTAAAGGACTACAAAAACAAAGGACTCGACGCCGAAGagctgcgtcgacgtcgagaagaggAAGGCGTTCAAATAAGAAAGTcaaaacgagacgacgag CTCTCAAAGCGCCGAAATCTCGGCGAAGTGCCCGACGATGCAGCGCCGCCCGACGCGGAGAGCGGAGAATAC ACCCTTGAAGCCATGGCAAAGGACGTTCtctcgaacgacgtcgctcgtcatCGCTTGGGATGCCGAAGCATACGAAGTCTCCTATCCAAAG tgGTAAATCCGCcggttgatgacgtcattgcaacGGGAGTGATTCCCCGGCTCGTGGAGTTCGTCCACTCGCATCAAGACGGACTGGTTCAATTCGAGGCGGCGTGGGCGCTCACCAACGTGGCGTCCGGGACCTCTCTCCAGAcgcgagtcgtcgtcgaatccggTGCCGTGCCCGTTTTCATACAGACACTTCAACGGGACAATGACGACGTGAAAGAACAG gcTATTTGGGCGTTGGGTAATATTGCTGGTGATGGGGCAGACTGTCGAGACTATATTCTTCAAGCAAactttcttcctcctttgtTAGA GATTCTGGGGACGTCGAATAATCGGTTATCTATGCAAAAAAATGCTGTCTGGGCTTTGTCGAATCTATGCCGTGGAAAGAATCCGGCGCCAGATTTTCAACAG TTATCAGCTTGTCTTCCAATTGTTTCTAAACTCCTTCATCACGAGGACATCGATATATTAGTTGACGCTTCGTGGACGCTTAGCTTTCTATCCGACGGTCCTAACTACAAAATCCAGGCCGTCATAGATCAAGGAGTGTGCCGACGGCTCGTCGAACTTCTTCT gcATGAGGAGAGAAGGGTCGTTAGTCCAGCGTTGAGAGTGATTGGCAATATTGCCACGGGAGATGACGTCCAGACGCAG GTGGTTCTAAACTGTTCCGTCCTTCCCTCGTTACTGCAATTACTGTCTCACCCCAAGAGCACCATACGCAAGGAGGCCTGCTGGACAATATCAAATATCACGGCGGGTAACCGAGCTCAGATACAG gcggTCATCGACGCCAACGTCTTTCCGTCGATTCTTTCGAATCTGGAAGACGGGGAATTTTCCGTGCGCAAGGAAGCGATGTGGGCAGTGGGAAATGCCCTCATGGGAGGTTCATCAGTGCAGAGTAG ATATCTGGCTTCTTCTGGATGCGTCAAGCCCATCTGCGAAATGTTGAAAGTTGACGATTCAAAGACCATTCTCGTTGCACTGGAGGCACTCGAACAGTTGCTCAAAATAGGAAAGGAGGACGCCGAAGCGAATGACGGAGTCAATCCCTATTCCGTGATGATTGAGGAGGCTTCAG GATTGGAGAAAATTGAGTATCTACAAAGCCAAGAAAACGCGGAGATATACAGATTGGCGTTTCATCTGATCGACGCTTACTTcactgacgaagacgacgcaaacgaagcggcggcggcagcggggGCCGGCAATCAGGCAAACGAACCCCCAGCCAATCAGCAATTCAACTTTtaa
- the LOC136192934 gene encoding tubby-related protein 4-like, giving the protein MYAHFEKLLSHCSYSVRSLDWKGGHDEGWLASGNAKGIVGLTYTSSSASDERIDDKRGLPSRTNFNLSEHAKDVTLVRWNKSDQHHRLTTCDSTGSIVVWMPYDGRWTIELVNNRGLGTAVSQFAWSGDGSQALIAYTDGYVLVGSVHGQRLWSNFLIEGAFAGATGVRNDETKLLAAAWSPDDAHIVVANTAGELIKLDSATHNGRVGSINEIMATRLHAPPADQIVDLHWRRHPSGGNGGSKCRITVYTSHGLLAMFSRCSDPNPRLANTEVVDGCSAWSDDASLLAVGGRRKNDVSSRLVRFFSCSRLRPLFSLAVDTEYAITSLCWGLDDRRLFVAAGHEVYTATVKRGFASLQEQCRRAIADVVNESASVVQLPLPLGLRHALERNYFRTIQGFDPKMMDPYVFASNPPPMRQRLFCTMICYLKDYHYTSRPRPVAVPTSNFTRFTLYIEYMGGLVPVLKGRRINRLKPAFVIKLVKRRQTLTNRRRVSRHTRLTESTRSYDSVVSGDPAFSSGGEDIDSPPEGGRTSPLPSNDDSLSAAAAAAVDDDDKLPATIWSQDDEDGNPPSVVVTSNVTCTKFKIQGDGSRHLGTILYKPSLLHLHPRKITVELPNPAIDSGAAGSDETTSIESADEDEDDEYHGERAVVSPSGSFLYPYRSGAKGSREFNDVMREEETATAARHEKILVMYNRTPVWNSQSQVYQLDFGGRVTQESAKNFQLELDNEQVLQFGRIRTDAYALDFQYPFSPLQAFSLAMANLTQRLK; this is encoded by the exons atgtaTGCTCATTTCGAAAAGCTACTGTCCCACTGCAGCTATTCGGTTCGTTCGCTCGATTGGAAGGGCGGCCACGACGAAGGCTGGCTGGCGTCGGGCAACGCGAAAGGCATCGTTGGACTCACCTAcacatcgtcgtcggcgagcgacgaacgaatcgacgataaACGCGGTCTACCGTCGCGAACGAACTTCAATCTAAGCGAACACGCCAAAGAC GTGACGCTGGTTCGTTGGAACAAGTCCGACCAGCATCATCGATTAACGACGTGTGACAGCACGGGCTCGATCGTCGTGTGGATGCCCTACGACGGACGCTGGACGATCGAATTGGTCAACAATCGCGGTCTCGGCACGGCAGTGAGCCAATTCGCGtggagcggcgacggcagtcAAGCGTTGATCGCCTACACGGACGGTTACGTTCTCGTCGGCTCGGTACACGGTCAGCGTCTCTGGTCCAACTTTCTCATCGAAGGCGCGTTCGCCGGGGCGACGGGCGTGCgcaacgacgagacgaagttgctcgccgccgcctggtctcccgacgacgcgcacatcgtcgtcgcgaacaCGGCGGGCGAACTGATTAAGCTCGATTCGGCGACTCACAACGGACGCGTGGGCAGTATCAACGAGATAATGGCAACTCGACTTCACGCGCCGCCCGCCGATCAGATCGTCGATCTTCACTGGCGTCGGCATCCgagcggcggcaacggcggttCGAAATGTCGAATCACCGTCTACACGTCGCACGGCCTCTTGGCTATGTTTTCGCGCTGTTCCGATCCTAATCCGCGTCTCGCCAATacggaagtcgtcgacggtTGTTCGGCgtggagcgacgacgcgtcgttactcgccgtcggcggtcgacgaaaaaacgacgtttcgtcgcgtcTTGTTCGCTTTTTTAGCTGTTCGCGTTTGCGGCCTCTTTTTAGCCTCGCTGTCGACACGGAG TACGCGATCACGTCGCTGTGCTGGGGTTTGGACGATCGGCGActattcgtcgccgccggtcACGAGGTCTACACGGCGACGGTGAAACGCGGCTTCGCTTCGCTGCAGGAGCAGTGTCGGCGCGCTATTGcggacgtcgtcaacgaatcAGCGTCAGTCGTTCAACTTCCGCTTCCGCTCGGACTACGTCACGCTTTGGAGAGAAACTATTTTCGAACGATTCAG ggCTTTGACCCAAAGATGATGGATCCGTATGTTTTTGCTTCGAATCCTCCACCGATGCGGCAGCGACTTTTCTGCACAATGATCTGCTATCTCAAAGATTACCACTACACGTCGCGTCCGCGCCCCGTCGCCGTACCGACGTCCAACTTCACTCGATTCACGCTCTATATCGAATACATGGGCGGTCTCGTACCTGTTCTCAAGGGCCGACGCATCAATCGACTCAAGCCGGCGTTTGTCATAAAGCTGGTCAAACGCCGACAGACGCTTACGAATCGTCGGCGAGTGAGCCGTCACACTCGACTGACGGAGAGCACGCGAAGTTACGATAGCGTTGTCAGTGGAGACCCGGCATTTAGTAGTGGAGGCGAGGACATTGACTCTCCTCCGGAGGGAGGACGAACGAGTCCTTTGCCatcaaacgacgactctctttccgccgccgccgccgccgccgtcgacgatgatgacaaattgccggcgacgatttggagtcaagacgacgaggatGGAAATCCTCCGTCGGTGGTTGTGACGTCGAATGTCACATGCACAAAATTTAAGATTCAGGGAGACGGTAGTCGTCATTTGGGCACGATACTCTACAAGCCGAGTCTTCTGCACCTGCATCCGCGTAAGATAACGGTAGAATTGCCCAATCCGGCAATAGACAGCGGAGCTGCTGGAtccgacgaaacgacgtcgatcgagtcggcggacgaagacgaagacgacgaatatCACGGGGAACGAGCCGTCGTTAGTCCGTCCGGCTCGTTTCTCTATCCGTATCGGTCCGGAGCGAAAGGATCGCGCGAGTTCAACGACGTGATgagagaggaggagacggcgacCGCCGCTCGGCACGAGAAAATTCTCGTCATGTATAATCGAACGCCGGTTTGGAATTCGCAGAGTCAAGTGTATCAGTTGGACTTTGGCGGTCGAGTGACGCAAGAATCGGCGAAGAATTTTCAGTTGGAGTTGGACAACGAGCAG GTCTTGCAATTTGGTCGAATTCGTACCGACGCCTACGCGCTCGACTTTCAGTATCCGTTCTCGCCGTTGCAGGCCTTCTCGCTTGCCATGGCCAACCTAACGCAGCGTTTAAAAtag
- the LOC136192957 gene encoding transmembrane protein 106B-like yields the protein MGNRPASEPSMDGSNTTLQNPTRRTRRFSGSLEGSGSREMKCPTCHGKGTVTIKEGEDAEQLIALIPYKDNRLKPRRTVRNVVITIVICAVISGLLLFFLLPRSVTIALSENPKPFVSSVSLLHYNHTVEMGVHFGVVIKNKNFLSVKLSKLTATLLQNALEVGGIIINESLSVGSLKSQVHNFSLALTFSNGQGLNIERLCAGDWRHYFFELMFEINGYYSYFSDDEVVTVSKFAQLNVFNKCSSK from the coding sequence ATGGGCAATCGGCCAGCCAGCGAGCCGTCGATGGACGGCTCGAACACGACGCTTCAAAATCCAACGCGCAGAACGCGAAGATTTAGCGGGAGCTTGGAGGGCTCAGGCTCTCGGGAAATGAAGTGTCCAACGTGCCACGGGAAGGGAACGGTCACGATCAAGGAAGGCGAGGACGCAGAGCAGCTCATTGCTCTTATACCGTACAAGGACAATCGGCTGAAGCCTCGGCGAACGGTGCGTAACGTGGTCATAACAATCGTCATTTGCGCTGTTATCAGCGgcctccttctcttctttctcctgcCACGCTCCGTTACGATCGCACTCTCGGAGAACCCGAAACCTTTCGTCAGCTCCGTCTCGCTGCTTCATTATAATCACACGGTCGAAATGGGCGTCCATTTCGGCGTTGTGATTAAAAACAAGAACTTTCTCTCCGTCAAACTGTCGAAACTCACGGCGACACTTCTCCAGAATGCACTGGAAGTCGGCGGGATCATAATCAACGAGAGCCTGTCCGTCGGCAGTCTCAAAAGCCAAGTGCACAACTTCAGTCTCGCGCTCACCTTCTCAAACGGTCAGGGATTGAACATCGAGCGTTTGTGCGCGGGTGACTGGCGACATTACTTCTTCGAACTCATGTTCGAGATCAACGGCTACTATTCGTatttttccgacgacgaggtcGTTACTGTCTCTAAATTCGCTCAGCTAAACGTTTTCAACAAGTGCTCCTCTAAATAG
- the LOC136192933 gene encoding zinc finger protein 852-like, which yields MSTEIIVATESRHAISSATPPVPVTATAATADEAIIVEGPDEVIETDPVVHMTQSIINPYETVIVNDPGTGHATHGVIHNDNDLDDDEEVSNDDDDAFLTSSDEGGIVGGGGGGGGGGGGHDMEILDDGAQPDDDDYCMDEDEEFEDDDYIEEEDSNEYKTKKRPRRLSTTLKKKPMGIYKCSECYKSFTVFENLQKHSRLHTTESPFACQICQKPFTKPSALERHMRTHTGERPYVCDSCGKGFTRRSHLQRHAKLHYSARPYRCSECRSAFSREQSLIEHQAIHLAARDLATRDHSRASVAAAASAAVQPNQSANMEFLAQAALIAGAEFLNGQTGSGGGGGGSSGGGDGSDKSSQMMFTSRQALLQAQAEACGGVVIDGGRFKCRRCTKAFAKLGSLEKHAILHTDQSPFKCQHCHRGFPKPSVLKRHMNVHFKAPEMARKRRSGERRRGYDEEEEEDDDEDDPVIIGSRIIIDEDDDEEDEEEEEEDGSTRKKFKCEYCWQSFVFEENLVRHKLKHTQASPFKCSTCHKPFTKQSRLVRHEKIHRLQPSVEEVNNVDEEEEEGEDVDVPSRNINDDVEAILAASGTKKRGKQTRKTGGRKSSGYGKQKGRKRKATSAKSKQKRSSSSSAKRRCSENDVLPSNQITPLDNQQKSPVNALHISRVEVPLPTAAPPEQLMDDSSPPPPRTEEEVVVGDEATIVEDSAVVTTTTTTTTTTSESHQVIDVGGEENGNGGESVKDNSHDVEENQGGHVNLDEMMISAPFESSNEAGQSSNADGGSRNELL from the exons ATGTCGACCGAAATAATTG TCGCCACAGAAAGCCGTCACGCCATCTCCtccgcgacgccgccggtgccggtgacggcaacggcggcgacggcagacGAGGCGATCATCGTCGAAGGTCCCGACGAAGTGATTGAAACCGATCCGGTCGTTCACATGACTCaa AGTATCATCAATCCGTACGAGACTGTCATCGTCAATGATCCAGGCACTGGTCACGCGACGCAC GGGGTTATTCATAATGATAATGATttggacgatgacgaagaggtatccaatgacgacgacgatgcctTCTTGACGAGCAGCGACGAAGGCGGCAttgtcggcggcggcggcggcggcggcggcggcggcggtggtcACGACATGGaaattctcgacgacggcgctcagccggacgacgacgactattgCATGGACGAGGATGAGGAAttcgaggacgacgattacatcgaagaagaagattcaAACGAATacaagacaaagaaaaggccGAGACGTCTCAGCACAACCCTAAAGAA GAAACCAATGGGTATTTACAAGTGCAGCGAGTGCTACAAGTCGTTCACCGTCTTCGAGAATCTTCAGAAGCACAGTCGTCTTCACACGACCGAGAGCCCGTTCGCCTGCCAAATCTGCCAGAAACCGTTCACAAAGCCAAGCGCGCTCGAGCGTCACATGCGCACGCACACGGGCGAACGTCCGTACGTGTGCGACAGCTGCGGCAAGGGATTCACGCGACGCAGTCATCTCCAACGTCACGCGAAGCTCCACTATAGCGCGCGACCCTATCGCTGCTCCGAGTGCCGTTCCGCCTTCTCGCGCGAGCAAAGTCTCATCGAACATCAAGCGATTCATCTGGCGGCACGAGACCTGGCGACACGGGACCATTCTCGCGCGTctgtcgccgctgccgcctccgccgccgtgcAGCCGAACCAATCAGCGAATATGGAGTTTCTCGCGCAGGCGGCGCTTATTGCCGGAGCGGAATTTCTCAACGGGCAAACGgggagcggcggcggcggcggtggaagcagcggcggcggcgacggcagcgatAAATCGTCTCAGATGATGTTTACGTCGAGACAGGCGCTATTGCAGGCGCAGGCGGAAGCgtgcggcggcgtcgtcatcgacgggGGCCGGTTCAAATGTCGTCGATGCACGAAGGCGTTTGCCAAATTAGGAAGCTTGGAAAAACACGCGATATTGCACACGGATCAGAGTCCGTTTAAGTGTCAACATTGCCATCGAGGGTTCCCCAAGCCGAGCGTTCTCAAGCGGCACATGAACGTGCACTTCAAAGCGCCGGAGATGGCGCGGAAGAGACGATCCGGAGAAAGGCGACGCGGctacgacgaggaggaggaggaggacgacgatgaagacgatccGGTTATTATTGGCTCGCGGATTATCatagacgaagacgacgacgaggaagatgaggaagaggaggaggaggacggatcgacgaggaagaaattcaaatgCGAATATTGCTGGCAGTCGTTTGTCTTTGAGGAGAATTTGGTGCGTCATAAATTGAAGCACACCCAGGCGAGTCCGTTCAAGTGTTCCACGTGTCACAAGCCGTTTACGAAGCAGAGTCGATTGGTACGTCACGAGAAGATACATCGGCTTCAGCCGTCCGTCGAGGAAGTgaacaacgtcgacgaggaggaggaggagggggaggacgtcgacgtgccgTCGAGGAATAttaacgatgacgtcgaggcTATTTTGGCGGCGAGTGGCACTAAGAAGAGAGGTAAACAAACGCGGAAAACGGGCGGTAGGAAATCGAGCGGCTACGGGAAGCAAAAggggagaaaacgaaaggcgacgagcGCAAAATCAAAACAGAAAAG atcgtcgtcgtcttccgctAAAAGACGTTGTTCTGAAAATGACGTGCTTCCGTCGAATCAGATCACTCCGCTGGATAACCAGCAGAAATCTCCCGTCAACGCTCTCCACATTTCTCGCGTCGAAGTTCCGCTTCCGACGGCGGCACCGCCAGAGCAGCTGATGGACGAcagttcgccgccgccgcctcgtacggaagaggaagtcgtcgtcggcgacgaggcgacgattGTCGAAGATTCGGCggtcgtcacgacgacgacgacgacgacgacgacgacgtccgagTCGCATCAGGTAATTGACGTGGGTGGAGAAGAGAATGGAAATGGCGGCGAATCAGTGAAAGATAATTCCCACGACGTTGAGGAGAATCAAGGGGGACATGTTAATCTCGACGAAATGATGATTTCCGCTCCGTTTGAGTCGTCGAACGAGGCGGGACAGTCATCTAACGCGGACGGTGGATCGAGAAATGAATTGCTTTGA
- the LOC136192956 gene encoding recQ-mediated genome instability protein 1-like isoform X1 gives MLALYSERIFRSHAIRIRLDWLEECLARVEGQKRGPINDRIVDKIYGEWLSSDLRANGLPTLPETVRLVHVNGPLVLQINEIINIGESSYSQLLKLDKRDNNLDVDSNLDKKKWQPEPRRMLFMSVTDGSKDISAMEYQSLPFIDVTTCPGAKIRLIGTVECRRGVLLLSSSNTEYLGGSVAQLQSHHCQTNVLRKALGMEVVVPVQDNDFGDMDDDLDDDTVAQLCIDAEQAESIPDGFFDDDIET, from the exons ATGCTCGCTCTCTATTCCGAACGGATTTTTCGCTCGCACGCaattcgaattcgtctcGATTGGTTAGAGGAATGTTTGGCGCGGGTAGAGGGGCAGAAAAGAGGTCCAATCAATGATCGGATCGTCGATAAAATTTACGGCGAGTGGCTTTCGTCTGATTTGCGCGCGAATGGGCTTCCAACTTTACCCGAGACGGTACGTTTAGTGCACGTAAACGGTCCTTTAGTCCTTCAG ATCAATGAAATAATCAACATTGGCGAGTCGTCCTATTCCCAATTGTTAAAGCTCGATAAACGAGACAATAATCTCGATGTAGATAGCAATCTCGACAAGAAAAAA TGGCAACCTGAGCCAAGACGCATGCTCTTTATGTCCGTAACGGATGGATCTAAAGACATTAGCGCCATGGAATATCAAAGCCTTCCATTTATCGACGTCACAACGTGTCCTGGAGCAAAA ATTAGACTGATCGGAACAGTGGAATGCCGTCGCGGTGTTCTCCTCCTCAGCAGTAGCAATACGGAATATCTAGGAGGTTCCGTGGCACAGCTCCAATCTCATCACTGCCAAACAAACGTGCTAAGAAAAGCTCT AGGAATGGAAGTCGTCGTCCCTGTTCAAGACAATGACTTTGGTGACATGGATGACGACTTAGACGACGATACTGTGGCTCAGCTTTGCATAGACGCGGAACAAGCCGAATCCATCCCAGACGGATTTTTTGACGATGACATAGAGACGTAG
- the LOC136192956 gene encoding recQ-mediated genome instability protein 1-like isoform X2: MLALYSERIFRSHAIRIRLDWLEECLARVEGQKRGPINDRIVDKIYGEWLSSDLRANGLPTLPETINEIINIGESSYSQLLKLDKRDNNLDVDSNLDKKKWQPEPRRMLFMSVTDGSKDISAMEYQSLPFIDVTTCPGAKIRLIGTVECRRGVLLLSSSNTEYLGGSVAQLQSHHCQTNVLRKALGMEVVVPVQDNDFGDMDDDLDDDTVAQLCIDAEQAESIPDGFFDDDIET; this comes from the exons ATGCTCGCTCTCTATTCCGAACGGATTTTTCGCTCGCACGCaattcgaattcgtctcGATTGGTTAGAGGAATGTTTGGCGCGGGTAGAGGGGCAGAAAAGAGGTCCAATCAATGATCGGATCGTCGATAAAATTTACGGCGAGTGGCTTTCGTCTGATTTGCGCGCGAATGGGCTTCCAACTTTACCCGAGACG ATCAATGAAATAATCAACATTGGCGAGTCGTCCTATTCCCAATTGTTAAAGCTCGATAAACGAGACAATAATCTCGATGTAGATAGCAATCTCGACAAGAAAAAA TGGCAACCTGAGCCAAGACGCATGCTCTTTATGTCCGTAACGGATGGATCTAAAGACATTAGCGCCATGGAATATCAAAGCCTTCCATTTATCGACGTCACAACGTGTCCTGGAGCAAAA ATTAGACTGATCGGAACAGTGGAATGCCGTCGCGGTGTTCTCCTCCTCAGCAGTAGCAATACGGAATATCTAGGAGGTTCCGTGGCACAGCTCCAATCTCATCACTGCCAAACAAACGTGCTAAGAAAAGCTCT AGGAATGGAAGTCGTCGTCCCTGTTCAAGACAATGACTTTGGTGACATGGATGACGACTTAGACGACGATACTGTGGCTCAGCTTTGCATAGACGCGGAACAAGCCGAATCCATCCCAGACGGATTTTTTGACGATGACATAGAGACGTAG
- the LOC136192948 gene encoding uronyl 2-sulfotransferase-like: protein MRSSRKLQRFVMLSFALGMALVGPILIVMTGSPVKNHLSEARRQYEHKNRLRIAQNALVFAQSTANRTEGEAEDEEEDESQARIMYNRVGKCGSRTTLELLKVLADRNDFVLATSDINNQKAITVQEQIDLVNYIYQLPIPFIYSRHLFFIDFQKYGALPLVHINIIRDPIERFVSNFYYKRFGDNRENHTVKFSERRVARTVDECVQFAHHECTSKRLFYITPFFCGQEPACFEPGMWALNRAKTNVIEKYLVVGLLEEYEDTLRVFERLLPRHFHGVVDLYKHPGAETGARINTTATKKKVMPSLETRRILRFRMHFDYEFYFFVQERFQALKKELGIGT from the exons ATGCGTTCTTCTAGGAAGCTCCAGCGCTTTGTTATGCTGTCGTTCGCCCTGGGAATGGCCCTAGTGGGACCAATACTAATAGTCATGACCGGTTCACCGGTTAAAAATCACCTAAGCGAGGCGCGACGTCAGTACGAACacaaaaatcgtcttcgcaTCGCACAAAACG CGCTCGTATTCGCGCAATCGACCGCAAATAGAACCG AGGGGGAGGcggaggacgaagaagaagacgaatcgcAGGCGAGAATTATGTACAATCGGGTGGGAAAATGTGGCAGTCGAACGACTCTCGAACTGCTCAAAGTGCTCGCCGATCGAAATGATTTCGTATTGGCTACATCTGACATTAATAATCAAAAGGCGATAACTGTTCAGGAACAG ATTGATTTGGTAAATTACATCTATCAATTGCCTATtccttttatttattctcgCCATCtgttttttattgattttcaaaa ATACGGCGCTCTTCCCTTGGTTCACATTAACATTATTCGGGATCCCATCGAGCGATTTGTATCGAATTTCTACTACAAACGCTTCGGCGACAACAGAGAAAATCACACCGTGAAATTCTCCGAACGAAGAGTAGCCAGA ACAGTTGACGAGTGCGTTCAGTTTGCACACCACGAATGCACCAGCAAAAGATTATTCTACATTACGCCGTTTTTCTGTGGACAGGAGCCCGCTTGTTT CGAGCCTGGCATGTGGGCACTGAATAGGGCCAAGACCAACGTCATCGAAAAGtatctcgtcgtcggtctCCTGGAAGAATATGAGGACACGCTGCGCGTTTTTGAGCGGCTCTTGCCGCGACACTTTCatggcgtcgtcgacttaTACAAGCATCCCG GTGCGGAAACTGGTGCGCGTATTAATACAACtgcaacgaaaaagaaagtgaTGCCGTCGCTGGAGACGCGACGaattcttcgatttcgcATGCACTTTGACTacgaattttatttttttgtacaaGAACGATTTCAGGCGCTAAAAAAGGAGCTCGGGATCGGTACGTGA